Sequence from the Thermococcus nautili genome:
TATCACCGAGAGCCCGTTTTTGAAGCCGAAGGCAGGATTAACGTAGCCGATGAAGGGGTTCTTGGTCATTCTGAGGGCGACTTCAATCAGTCTATCCGCCGGAACGCTCAGAAATCCCACGAAGCTCTTCAGCCCAAGAAGCCTTATGTTGTAGGTCGCGCTCACGACGAGGTACTTGCCGTAGTATCTGTCGTAAATCCTTTTCAACCTGTAGTAATCCAACCCCTCGGCTGACGCTATCTTCCTGAGGCTTTCGAGGGGGTACTTGCTCAGAAGCTCAACGAGGAACTCTATTTCATCCTCTTTTACACCGCCCATTATCGGCACCACCGGGGCGGAAAAAGTTATATCGTTGGAGTATTAAATTCTTCCGGTGGTGCCCATGGTGAAGATAGAGGTAGTTGACATTGAAAAACCCGAGGGGGTCGAAGTCATAATCGGACAGGGTAACTTCTCGATATTCACCGTTGATGACCTCGCGAGAGCCCTTCTCACGGCCGTCCCGGGAATAAAGTTCGGCATAGCCATGAACGAGGCGAAACCACAGCTGACCCGCTACACCGGAAACGACAAGGAGCTTGAAGAGCTAGCCGCGAAGAACGCCGTGAAAATCGGCGCGGGCCACGTCTTCGTAATCCTAATGAGGAACGCCTTTCCGATAAACGTCCTCAACACCGTCAAGAACCACCCAGCTGTGGCGATGGTCTACGGCGCCAGTGAGAACCCCTTCCAGGTCATCGTTGCCGAGACCGACCTCGGACGGAGCGTCCTTGGAGTGGTTGACGGCAAGGCCGCGAACAAGATTGAGACCGAGGAGCAGAGGAAGGAGCGCAGGGAGCTCGTTCAGAAAATCGGCTACACCATCGACTAAACCTTTTAACCCCTCTTTTCTTCTCTTCTCCGGTGGTCTCATGAGGCTGGCGTTCATAACCTCCAACCTCGGCAAGGTTGAGGAAGCCAGGAAGTACTTCGAGCCCCTTGGGGTTGAGGTCTACCAGCTCCACTTTGAGTATCCTGAGATACAGGCGGACACCCTTGAGGAGGTTGCAGAATACGGCGCGAAATGGCTGGCTGAGAGAATTGAGGGCCCCTTCTTCCTCGACGACTCGGGCCTCTTCGTAGAGGCGCTCAAGGGCTTTCCCGGGGTCTACTCGGCCTACGTTTACAAGACCCTTGGCTACAACGGAATCCTCAAGCTCCTTGAGGGCGAGACGAACAGAAAAGCTTACTTCAAGAGCGTCATAGCCTACTGGGACGGCGAGCTTCACATCTTCACTGGAAGGGTGGACGGCGAGATAACGACCGAGCCGAGGGGAAGCGGCGGCTTCGGCTTTGACCCAATCTTCAAGCCCGATGGATTCGATAAGACCTTTGCCGAAATGACAACCGAGGAGAAGAACGAAATCTCCCACAGGGGACGGGCGCTGAGGGCCTTTGCCCAATGGCTAAGGGAAAACCTTTAAATAAGCCTTCTCATCAATCCCATGCGATTGTAGTTGAATAGGTGACGAAGGGGGTCGCGATGACGGGCAACCTTGATGCCATCGACCTTAGGCTTTTGAAGGAACTGCGCGAGAACGCGAGGGAGAACATAGCGAGCCTCAGCAAGAAGCTTGGAATACCGAGGACGACGGTCCACTACAGGATTAAGCGCCTTCTCGACGAGGGCATAATAGAGAAGTTCACGGTGAAGCCCAACTACAAGAAGCTCAACCTGGGCACGACGGCCTTCATACTCGCCAGATACGACCCCGACTCCGGCTTGACCCAGAGGCAGGTCGCCGAGAGGATAGCGGCACTCGAAGGTGTCTACGAGGTTCACATAATAGCCGGTGAGTGGGACCTTCTCATAAAGGTCCGCGCCCCCAGCTCTGAGGAAGTCGGTAAAATCGTCGTTGACAAGCTTAGGGAAATAAAGGGTGTCGGTCAGACGGTAACCATGGTGTCCTTCGTTACGGTTAAAGAGGAGCTCTGAGGCTTTAGGGCGATGATTGGCGTTCTCCTTTCTGATTTATGATGATGCGAGGTTTGATGAGCCCTACATAACGCAGCACTCGTAGATTATCTCGACGTTCCTCACTGTTTTCGCCCACTCGATGACCTTCCTCGGCGGATTCGTCAATCTGTCAACTCCTTTCAGAACCGCCCCCCTGTCGAATTCCACCCGCCATCTTCCCGTTGGCCGCATGCAGCCTATGCTCAGCTCCCCGTCAAAGCGCTCGCGCGCGTACTCGACGACCTTCAGGCTCTCCTCAACGCCCGGTTTCGGGACGTTTTCCATCTCCGTCCCCTTCGTCGGGATGAGAACGTCCAGCACTAGGACGTCTATCGGGTACTGAGCGAGGAGGTCAATCGCCCGGTACTCCCAGTGGATTCTCCCGAAGTCAAGGCCTATCGTTATGTGGGGCGCCACGCGGATTCCGTTCTCGGTGAGAAGTTCAACTATGCGAAGGTAATCTTCTACGGTTTTGTCTATCCTGTAAACTCGCCTTATCACGCCGTCATCGCCGACGAAGTCGAGGGAGACGACATCAACGTATTTCAACCACTCCAAATCGCTCTCGTCTATGAATCCGACGTGGGCGTTGAGCTTCAGGTTCGTTCTCCTCTTAATCTCCCTCACTTCGTCCGCGTACTTGTCAATCGGCACCTTCAGGCGTGAATCCATCCCCCCGCTGAGCAGACAGCCCCGCCCGCCGGAGCGCTCAAGGTCGAGGCAGAAGTTCAGGAGCTCCTTTCGCGTTGGCTTCTTCATGCCCTCGAGGTAGTGCCTCCCGCAGTGGGCGCAGTTGAGCGCGCAGTAGTTTCCGGTGAGAGAGATTGATGGAAACTTAACTCCAGGAATGTAAATTTTTAATTTCTTCATTTAACTCACCCCTGGGGGTTGTAGGGGGCGGAGCCCCCTCCGGTGTTTAAAGGAGAAGGAAGGGTTTGGATACTTTTGAGCTTTCTTTCCCTCATCAAAGCACCCGGATGGAATGAGAAGAGAGGGTTAAAACTCTAACTGGACGTTTGTGGGAAAATGGTAAAAGCAAGAAAAGGTAATCAGAGGAACGGGTTGCGGAACTTCTTGCCCGGATATATCGCCACTCCTTCAAGCTCCTCCTCTATGCGGATGAGCTGGTTGTACTTGGCGTTCCTGTCGCTTCTGGCTGGAGCGCCGGTCTTTATCTGGCCGGCGTTGATGGCAACGGCTATGTCGGCTATAGTGCTGTCCTCGGTCTCTCCGCTCCTGTGGGAGACAACGACTCCATAGCCGGCCCTAAAGGCGGTGTAGGCGGCATCTATCGCCTCGCTCAGCGTTCCAATCTGGTTGACCTTGAGGAGGAGCGCGTTTGCTGCGCCGAGCTCGATGCCCTTCCTTATCCTCTTCGGGTTGGTGACGAAGAGGTCGTCGCCGACTATCTGTACCTTCCTTCCGAGTTCCTTCGTTATCTCGACGAAGCCCTCCCAGTCCTCCTCGTGGAACGGGTCCTCAATCGAGACTATCGGGTACTTGCTCACGAGTTCCTTGTAGAGCTCAAGGAGCTCTCCGCGGTCGTACTCCTTTCCACCAACGACGTACTTGCCGAGCTTCTCGTCGTAGAACTCGCTTGAGGCCGGGTCGAGGGCGAAGGCTATCTCGTCGCCGACCTTGTAGCCGGTCTCCTCGATGGCCTCGGTGAGGAGGTCGAGGGCCTCGCTCGGCTCCTTGAGTGGCGGGGCGAATCCGCCCTCGTCGCCGACGTTGACGGCGTTCTTGCCGTACTTCTCGGCTATGACCTTCTTGAGGGTGTGGTAGGTCTCGGAGACCCACATTATTCCCTCGCGGAAGCTCTTAGCCCCAACGGGCATTATCATGAACTCCTGGAAGTCCAGCTCGTTGCCGGCATGCACACCTCCGTTGATGACGTTGCTCATCGGAACCGGCATGACGTAGGCGTTGGTTCCGCCGATGTACTGGTAGAGGGGCAACCCGAGGGCGTTCGCGGCGGCCTTGGCAACGGCCAGGGAAACGCCGAGGATTGCGTTGGCGCCGAGGTTGCTCTTGTTCTCGGTACCGTCGAGCTCAATCATGAGCATGTCAATGTCCCTCTGCCAGGTGACGTCCATTCCAATGATTTCTGGTGCTATAATCTTGTTGACGTTCTCAACCGCCCTCCTGACGCCCTTTCCGTGGAAGCGCTTTCCGCCGTCGCGGAGCTCGACCGCTTCGTGGGTTCCGGTTGAGGCACCGCTTGGAACCGCGGCACGTCCCATGCTGACGGGGGTGTAAACCTCGACCTCAACGGTTGGGTTTCCCCTGCTGTCGAGGATTTCCCTCGCTATAACCGCCGTAATCTCGAACGGGTTCTCCATGCTAATCACCTCGGGTGATATTTTTCCTTCCCCAAATATAAAGTTGGCGATGGGCTTTTAAACTGCCCCGTTGAGGCCGGAACATGGACTGGAAGAGGAAGCTCCGGGAGGAGGGTTACATCGAGCTCGAAGGCATTAGAATCGAGCTGAGCCTCGACAACACCTTCATGGACATCGACTACATTCCGAGGATTCTCGTCTACTCCGAGGAAACCGGGCGCTGGCACGTCCTCAGGAACCCCATTCCCAAGGGCAGAACGCTGGAGGAGAACTGGGACAACGCGGTTAAGGTTCTTGAGGCCATAGCTCGGGGAGAGGTCAAACCTGACCTCGGGGAGCCTAAGATAGAAAAGCGGCTGACATCGGTGCTGAAAAAGCTGGATGCGCTTTGAAAATTCTCCATGCTTCGGGTTTTTCTCCAAACGGGGGAGAGAAAACGCTAAATAGTTCTTCCAAGCTACCGACTTTAGGTGGTCATTGATGGACGCCCGTGAGATTGCACGCTACATAGACCATACCAACCTCAAGCCCTACGCGACAAGGGAGGACATCATAAAGCTCTGCGATGAGGCGATTCAGTACGGCTTCTACGCTGTCTGTGTTAACCCCTACCGCGTCAAGCTCGCTAAGGACTACCTGCGCGAGAAGCAGGTAGACGTCAAGGTCGCGAGCGTCATCGGCTTCCCCCTCGGCGCGACGCCGACCGAGGTTAAGGTCTTTGAGGCGAGGAAAGCCCTTGAGGACGGTGCCGACGAGCTCGACATGGTCATCAACATAGGTGCCCTCAAGGATAAGGACTACGACTACGTGAAGAGGGACATAGAGGAGGTCGTCAAGGTAGCCCACGAGAGAGGGGCAAAGGTCAAGGTCATAATCGAGACCTGTTACCTCACCGAGGAGGAGAAGGTCAAGGCCTGTGAGCTGGCCAAAGAGGCCGGAGCGGACTTCGTGAAGACCTCGACCGGTTTCGGAACTGGGGGAGCGACGGTTGAGGACGTCAGGCTGATGAGGAAGGTAGTTGGTTCAGAGATGGGCGTTAAAGCGGCCGGCGGAATCAGAACCTACGAGCAGGCCGTTGAGATGATTGAGGCCGGGGCCAGCAGGATTGGAACATCGAGTGGTGTAAAAATTGTGGAAGGTGCCCCGAAATGAACGAGCTCAGGGAAGTCGTCCTGAGGGCGATTGAGGAGCTTAAGAACGATGGCATGAACCCTGACGTCATGCTTGCGGGGCCGGGATTTATCGAGCACTCCAAGGATTTCCTCACGGGTCTCGGGCTTAAGATTTACCGCATAGAAGAGCTTGGCTACGATGCGGTTATTGCCGACTCGGCCTACCTTGGTCAGATTAAGAAGGCTTCGCGCAGGATTTCTGTTGAGCCGTTCCTTGAAGAAAAAAGGGTCTGGGAAGAAATAGAGAAGCTTGATGTTTAAAGCAGGCTCTCGATTTCTGGATACCTTTTCTTTATTGCGTTTGCTAGCCCCGTGCCGACGACTATTCCAGTAACCGCCTGTACAAGGTTCACTGGAAGCTCGGAGTACGCCGCGGCGAAACCGAAGGCGTAGTACTCGAAGACGAAGTAGCCGGAGACCATTAGGATTCCACCTATCGTCCCTGCTACTATGAGGCCTGCCGTCCCCTCAAGCTTCTGGGATATGTAGCCAACGGCAAGACCCTCAATGCCCTTGATAACCAGTGTTATCGGTGCCCATCCGGGATAGCCGGATATGACGTCTCCAAGCGCCGA
This genomic interval carries:
- a CDS encoding adenosine-specific kinase, which encodes MVKIEVVDIEKPEGVEVIIGQGNFSIFTVDDLARALLTAVPGIKFGIAMNEAKPQLTRYTGNDKELEELAAKNAVKIGAGHVFVILMRNAFPINVLNTVKNHPAVAMVYGASENPFQVIVAETDLGRSVLGVVDGKAANKIETEEQRKERRELVQKIGYTID
- a CDS encoding XTP/dITP diphosphatase gives rise to the protein MRLAFITSNLGKVEEARKYFEPLGVEVYQLHFEYPEIQADTLEEVAEYGAKWLAERIEGPFFLDDSGLFVEALKGFPGVYSAYVYKTLGYNGILKLLEGETNRKAYFKSVIAYWDGELHIFTGRVDGEITTEPRGSGGFGFDPIFKPDGFDKTFAEMTTEEKNEISHRGRALRAFAQWLRENL
- a CDS encoding Lrp/AsnC family transcriptional regulator, whose product is MTGNLDAIDLRLLKELRENARENIASLSKKLGIPRTTVHYRIKRLLDEGIIEKFTVKPNYKKLNLGTTAFILARYDPDSGLTQRQVAERIAALEGVYEVHIIAGEWDLLIKVRAPSSEEVGKIVVDKLREIKGVGQTVTMVSFVTVKEEL
- a CDS encoding radical SAM protein — translated: MKKLKIYIPGVKFPSISLTGNYCALNCAHCGRHYLEGMKKPTRKELLNFCLDLERSGGRGCLLSGGMDSRLKVPIDKYADEVREIKRRTNLKLNAHVGFIDESDLEWLKYVDVVSLDFVGDDGVIRRVYRIDKTVEDYLRIVELLTENGIRVAPHITIGLDFGRIHWEYRAIDLLAQYPIDVLVLDVLIPTKGTEMENVPKPGVEESLKVVEYARERFDGELSIGCMRPTGRWRVEFDRGAVLKGVDRLTNPPRKVIEWAKTVRNVEIIYECCVM
- the eno gene encoding phosphopyruvate hydratase; protein product: MENPFEITAVIAREILDSRGNPTVEVEVYTPVSMGRAAVPSGASTGTHEAVELRDGGKRFHGKGVRRAVENVNKIIAPEIIGMDVTWQRDIDMLMIELDGTENKSNLGANAILGVSLAVAKAAANALGLPLYQYIGGTNAYVMPVPMSNVINGGVHAGNELDFQEFMIMPVGAKSFREGIMWVSETYHTLKKVIAEKYGKNAVNVGDEGGFAPPLKEPSEALDLLTEAIEETGYKVGDEIAFALDPASSEFYDEKLGKYVVGGKEYDRGELLELYKELVSKYPIVSIEDPFHEEDWEGFVEITKELGRKVQIVGDDLFVTNPKRIRKGIELGAANALLLKVNQIGTLSEAIDAAYTAFRAGYGVVVSHRSGETEDSTIADIAVAINAGQIKTGAPARSDRNAKYNQLIRIEEELEGVAIYPGKKFRNPFL
- the deoC gene encoding deoxyribose-phosphate aldolase, coding for MDAREIARYIDHTNLKPYATREDIIKLCDEAIQYGFYAVCVNPYRVKLAKDYLREKQVDVKVASVIGFPLGATPTEVKVFEARKALEDGADELDMVINIGALKDKDYDYVKRDIEEVVKVAHERGAKVKVIIETCYLTEEEKVKACELAKEAGADFVKTSTGFGTGGATVEDVRLMRKVVGSEMGVKAAGGIRTYEQAVEMIEAGASRIGTSSGVKIVEGAPK
- a CDS encoding family 4B encapsulin nanocompartment shell protein, producing the protein MNELREVVLRAIEELKNDGMNPDVMLAGPGFIEHSKDFLTGLGLKIYRIEELGYDAVIADSAYLGQIKKASRRISVEPFLEEKRVWEEIEKLDV
- a CDS encoding ECF transporter S component translates to MDEALVELSRYAPYAFAVAIGLFGLYLWLNREKFRSVNVVAVAGISTALVAVATKVVNIPVPATNGYINFGDTMVMFVAMVFGPVIGAFAGGVGSALGDVISGYPGWAPITLVIKGIEGLAVGYISQKLEGTAGLIVAGTIGGILMVSGYFVFEYYAFGFAAAYSELPVNLVQAVTGIVVGTGLANAIKKRYPEIESLL